Proteins encoded by one window of Glycine soja cultivar W05 chromosome 15, ASM419377v2, whole genome shotgun sequence:
- the LOC114387415 gene encoding non-specific lipid-transfer protein 8-like encodes MKSSGALATLVLLILLLASTSEAAISCSDVIKDLRPCVSYLVSGSGQPPAACCSGAKSLASAATTSEDKKAACNCIKSTSKSININSQLAQALPGNCGITLPVAISPNADCSKVG; translated from the exons ATGAAATCTTCAGGAGCATTAGCTACCCTTGTGCTTCTGATCCTTCTTCTTGCGTCAACTTCAGAGGCTGCaatttcatgtagtgatgtgatCAAGGACTTGAGGCCATGTGTGAGCTACTTGGTGAGTGGCAGTGGACAGCCACCAGCTGCTTGTTGCTCAGGAGCTAAGTCTCTTGCCTCTGCTGCAACAACCTCAGAGGACAAGAAGGCTGCTTGTAACTGCATCAAATCCACTTCCAAGAGTATCAACATTAACTCACAGTTGGCTCAGGCTCTTCCAGGGAACTGTGGAATAACCCTTCCTGTGGCTATCTCTCCCAATGCTGATTGTTCCAA GGTgggttga